From a single Bryobacter aggregatus MPL3 genomic region:
- a CDS encoding NAD(P)-dependent oxidoreductase, giving the protein MAKIGFIGLGVMGAGMAARLAQAGHELAVWNRTPARAEPLAALGARVAESPADCAKDAEFLFSMVADDEASRRVWLGEDGVQQTNALCIECSTLSPQWIEELGRTRRLLDAPVTGSIVQAREGQLLLLVGGDADDIAAAQPLFAAISRGVVSLGPLGSGARMKLINNFLCGVQAAALAEGLALAARCGLDLKQAHQLLCDGAPGSPLVKAVGGRMVEASTDHFFDLELMAKDLRYAAALGEQRGLTLHTAQAAIAEFDNAIAAGLGERDFSQVIQPLRH; this is encoded by the coding sequence ATGGCAAAAATTGGTTTCATTGGTCTTGGCGTCATGGGTGCCGGAATGGCGGCCCGTCTCGCCCAGGCCGGACACGAATTGGCGGTCTGGAATCGCACCCCTGCCCGTGCGGAACCCCTGGCGGCGCTTGGGGCACGTGTCGCGGAATCTCCGGCGGATTGTGCAAAAGATGCCGAATTTCTATTCAGCATGGTGGCTGACGACGAGGCCTCCCGCCGCGTTTGGTTGGGCGAGGATGGCGTGCAACAAACCAATGCGCTCTGCATTGAATGCAGTACGCTCAGCCCGCAATGGATCGAAGAACTTGGACGGACACGCCGTCTCCTGGATGCTCCGGTTACCGGTTCCATTGTCCAGGCGAGAGAAGGACAGTTGCTCCTGTTGGTTGGCGGCGATGCTGATGACATTGCGGCGGCGCAGCCCCTCTTCGCCGCCATCAGCCGTGGTGTCGTTTCTCTCGGCCCGCTGGGCAGTGGGGCGCGCATGAAGCTCATCAATAATTTCCTTTGCGGTGTGCAGGCGGCTGCTTTGGCGGAAGGGCTGGCGCTGGCTGCGCGTTGTGGTCTCGATTTGAAGCAAGCGCACCAACTGCTCTGTGATGGCGCTCCTGGCAGTCCGCTGGTCAAGGCCGTGGGAGGCCGCATGGTTGAGGCTTCCACCGATCATTTCTTCGATCTCGAACTGATGGCCAAAGACCTGCGCTACGCAGCCGCTCTCGGCGAACAGCGCGGACTCACCCTGCACACGGCGCAAGCGGCCATTGCCGAGTTTGACAACGCGATCGCCGCCGGTTTGGGTGAACGGGACTTCTCCCAGGTGATTCAGCCGCTTCGTCACTAA
- a CDS encoding PadR family transcriptional regulator: protein MSQFDPESLLPLPTAVFHILVALADRDRHGYTIMQDVSVRTGGRVRLSAGTLYSSIRRMLEQGLVEELRESPDADSQDERRRYYRLTQFGREVALAEARRLNEMLSSARATGLIPKKL from the coding sequence ATGTCACAGTTCGATCCTGAATCTCTCCTGCCGCTACCCACCGCGGTCTTTCATATCCTGGTTGCTCTTGCCGATCGTGACCGTCACGGTTACACGATCATGCAGGACGTCTCGGTGCGCACGGGGGGACGCGTGCGTCTGAGCGCGGGCACTCTCTACAGTTCCATCCGGCGCATGCTCGAACAAGGGCTCGTCGAGGAACTGCGTGAAAGCCCCGATGCCGATAGCCAGGACGAGCGCCGTCGCTATTACCGATTGACCCAGTTCGGCCGCGAGGTCGCGCTTGCTGAGGCAAGACGTTTGAATGAGATGCTTTCGAGCGCCCGCGCCACCGGACTCATTCCGAAAAAGCTATAG
- a CDS encoding ABC transporter permease — translation MLPLHCYRTLLLCYPKPFRAEYGAEMLAAFSEQIQQARRRRSLRAELSIWFFTLLDLIQTAPQEHLHVISQDLRYAARNLATTPGFTTVAIASLALGIGANLAIFSLLNSVLLSSLPVRNPQELVMLTNPGSAGRSTGSQRGERSLLTYGEFLQQREQSQIFSKLMAAQSYSERISVRIDGAPAEDVRSQMVSGDYFSGLGIDASIGRTLSDVDTNTIGAAPYAVLSHSFWERRFERSSAVLGKPIALRGGIFTIIGVAPPGFFGDSVGQHPDVWLPLTMQTVILPGTDRLRDLPGDIDKVMWLHVYGRLQPGQNLARAEAAANAIFQQGLIRYYNVGLSPENLKKFLDQRLKLRSAASGASQTREQFANPLTMLLAAAGVVLLIACANLGNLLLARVVARNREISVRLALGASRSRLVRQLLTESMFLAFLGGCAGVATAILMRMGLVHLVSESTVISAAIDARLIGFAFGLTVITGLALGLLPALRVTRMDNAAGLKEQGRGVSGSLAWQRVGRLVVVGQLALSLPLLIGAGLLLRTLNKLQSVDLGYQQERLFSVSVDAQTAGYAEALRPALFTDLSERIRAVPGVKAVTFSGNGLFTGSDSGDEIVVEGYEKKGNESIGSRYDHVGPNYFSTVGIPMLQGREISDRDTPAGNKVCVINESFAKRFFEGRNPLGLHVTQVYGKQRNTYEVIGLSHISRSNSLRREEGPRFYVPAAQPVTPLGVATYVIHTPGDPALLTEPIRRAILARDPNLPLIAPRPLARSIDEYVITERMLAKLSFAFGLVALLLAAIGLYGVLSYGVTRRTSEIGLRKALGAQQSEVLSMILRETCVLLAVGLGLGVLLSYAGMKAITSQLYGLAPTDPLAFAAATGILVLVAILATAIPALRAARVDPLVALRYE, via the coding sequence ATGCTGCCCCTGCACTGCTACCGGACTCTTCTGCTCTGTTACCCCAAGCCCTTCCGGGCGGAGTACGGCGCCGAGATGTTGGCCGCATTCAGCGAGCAGATCCAACAGGCCAGACGAAGGCGAAGCCTGCGGGCGGAGTTGTCGATCTGGTTTTTCACCCTCCTTGACCTCATCCAAACCGCACCCCAGGAGCATCTGCACGTGATCTCACAAGACCTTCGTTACGCCGCTCGCAATCTCGCCACCACTCCTGGCTTCACCACAGTTGCCATTGCCTCACTCGCCCTCGGCATCGGCGCGAATCTGGCCATCTTCAGCCTCCTCAACAGCGTTCTGCTCAGTTCTCTGCCGGTGCGCAATCCGCAAGAGCTCGTCATGCTCACCAATCCCGGCTCCGCAGGCCGCTCCACCGGATCCCAACGGGGGGAGCGCTCCCTGCTCACCTACGGTGAGTTTCTGCAGCAGCGGGAGCAATCGCAGATCTTCTCGAAGCTGATGGCGGCACAGAGCTACAGTGAGCGCATTTCGGTGCGTATTGATGGAGCGCCAGCGGAGGATGTCCGGAGCCAGATGGTGTCGGGCGACTACTTCTCCGGCCTCGGCATCGATGCGAGCATCGGCCGCACGCTGAGTGATGTCGACACCAACACGATCGGCGCGGCTCCCTATGCCGTTCTCAGCCACTCGTTCTGGGAGCGCCGCTTCGAGCGTTCCTCGGCAGTACTCGGAAAACCGATTGCCTTGCGCGGCGGCATCTTTACGATCATCGGGGTCGCGCCGCCCGGCTTCTTTGGTGACAGTGTGGGCCAACATCCTGATGTCTGGCTACCGCTGACGATGCAGACGGTAATCCTGCCGGGCACCGATCGGCTGCGAGATCTTCCGGGCGACATCGACAAGGTGATGTGGCTGCACGTCTATGGACGTTTGCAACCAGGGCAGAATCTGGCTCGTGCCGAGGCGGCCGCGAATGCCATTTTCCAGCAGGGGCTCATTCGCTACTACAACGTCGGGCTGAGTCCGGAGAACCTCAAGAAGTTTCTGGACCAGCGCTTGAAGTTGCGGTCCGCCGCGAGCGGCGCCTCCCAGACCCGCGAGCAGTTTGCCAATCCGCTCACCATGCTGCTGGCTGCGGCCGGCGTGGTGCTCTTGATTGCTTGCGCGAATCTGGGCAATCTGCTGCTGGCGCGGGTGGTGGCGCGCAATCGCGAAATCTCAGTTCGTCTCGCGCTCGGCGCCAGCCGCTCCCGGCTGGTCCGCCAGCTGCTCACCGAGAGCATGTTTCTGGCCTTTCTGGGGGGCTGCGCCGGTGTGGCTACGGCCATCCTCATGCGCATGGGCCTGGTGCATCTCGTTTCAGAATCGACTGTGATCTCTGCGGCGATCGATGCGCGGCTGATTGGCTTTGCTTTCGGTCTCACTGTGATCACAGGCCTCGCCCTCGGTCTGCTTCCGGCACTACGCGTGACGAGAATGGACAATGCCGCGGGGCTCAAGGAGCAGGGCAGGGGAGTCAGCGGGTCGCTGGCCTGGCAGCGCGTCGGCAGGCTGGTTGTTGTCGGGCAACTCGCGCTGTCGCTGCCGCTACTGATCGGGGCCGGACTGCTGCTGCGGACGCTCAACAAGCTGCAAAGCGTCGATCTCGGCTATCAGCAAGAGCGCCTCTTCAGTGTCAGTGTCGATGCGCAGACCGCAGGCTATGCCGAAGCCCTGCGGCCCGCCCTGTTTACCGATCTCAGCGAGCGGATTCGCGCTGTGCCTGGAGTGAAGGCCGTTACATTTTCTGGCAACGGCCTGTTTACGGGTTCGGACTCTGGCGACGAGATCGTAGTCGAGGGTTATGAAAAGAAGGGTAACGAATCGATTGGCTCCCGCTACGATCATGTCGGGCCGAACTACTTCTCTACGGTCGGGATTCCGATGCTGCAAGGCCGCGAAATCTCCGATCGCGATACCCCGGCCGGCAACAAGGTTTGCGTCATCAACGAGTCTTTCGCGAAGCGTTTCTTTGAGGGCCGCAATCCGCTCGGTCTTCATGTCACCCAGGTCTACGGCAAGCAACGCAACACCTATGAGGTCATTGGCCTTTCTCATATCTCCAGAAGCAATTCACTGCGCCGTGAAGAGGGCCCCCGCTTCTATGTTCCCGCTGCGCAACCGGTCACTCCGCTTGGCGTTGCTACCTATGTCATCCATACGCCTGGGGATCCAGCGCTACTTACCGAGCCCATTCGGCGCGCCATTCTCGCTCGTGACCCGAATCTGCCGCTGATTGCCCCTCGTCCTCTGGCTCGCTCCATCGACGAGTATGTGATCACGGAGCGGATGCTGGCCAAGCTCTCCTTTGCCTTTGGCTTGGTCGCGCTGCTGCTGGCCGCGATTGGGCTCTATGGGGTCTTGTCCTACGGCGTCACGCGCCGCACCAGCGAAATTGGTTTGCGCAAGGCTCTTGGGGCGCAGCAGAGCGAAGTCTTAAGCATGATCCTGCGCGAAACCTGCGTGCTGCTTGCGGTTGGCCTCGGCTTGGGTGTGCTGCTCTCCTACGCTGGAATGAAAGCGATCACCAGCCAGCTCTACGGCCTGGCCCCCACCGATCCCCTCGCCTTTGCCGCCGCGACAGGCATCCTCGTCCTGGTCGCCATCCTCGCCACTGCGATCCCGGCACTTCGCGCGGCTCGTGTCGATCCTCTGGTTGCGCTCCGTTATGAGTAA